The Triticum aestivum cultivar Chinese Spring chromosome 3A, IWGSC CS RefSeq v2.1, whole genome shotgun sequence genome includes a region encoding these proteins:
- the LOC123062331 gene encoding cytochrome P450 98A1, whose translation MDTAALLPVALALMAIPVTALLLSRLRFGRLPPGPRPWPVLGNLFQIQPVRCRCFAEWAARYGPIMTVWFGSTPMVVVSTPELAQEVLRTHDQHLADRSRNRSSERFSRGGMDLIWADYGPHYIKVRKLCNLELFTPRRLEALRPVREDEVTAMVESVHAAGKGGRPVAVREFLAMVGFNNITRLAFGKRFLTAAGELDEQGREFKEIVNNGIKIGASLSIAEHIRWLRWLTPVDEVAYQAHGDRRDRLTVKIMEEHASALERSGASKQHFVDALFTLRDKYDLSDDTVIGLLWDMITAGTDTTVITVEWAVAELVRNPTVQHKVQEELDRVVGRDRVLSETDFPNLPYLQAIVKESLRLHPPTPLMLPHRASAAVKVAGYDIPKGASVTVNVWAIARDPEAWDSPLEFRPERFLHDNIDIKGCDYRVLPFGAGRRVCPGAQLGINLVASMIGHLLHHFTWALPDGTRPEDIDMMESPGLITFMRTPLQVVATPRLEKEELYKRVAAEM comes from the exons ATGGACACGGCCGCCTTGCTCCCGGTGGCGCTGGCCCTCATGGCCATCCCCGTCACGGCGCTCCTCCTCAGCCGGCTCCGCTTCGGCAGGCTGCCACCGGGGCCGCGCCCGTGGCCGGTGCTGGGCAACCTCTTCCAAATCCAGCCCGTGCGCTGCCGGTGCTTCGCCGAGTGGGCGGCGCGGTACGGGCCCATCATGACGGTCTGGTTCGGCTCGACGCCGATGGTGGTGGTGTCCACGCCGGAGCTGGCGCAGGAGGTGCTCAGGACCCACGACCAGCACCTGGCCGACCGCTCCCGGAACCGCTCCTCCGAGCGCTTCAGCCGCGGCGGCATGGACCTCATCTGGGCCGACTACGGCCCGCACTACATCAAGGTGCGCAAGCTCTGTAACCTCGAGCTCTTCACGCCCCGCCGCCTCGAGGCGCTCCGCCCCGTCCGCGAGGACGAGGTCACCGCCATGGTCGAGTCCGTGCACGCGGCCGGCAAGGGAGGCAGGCCCGTGGCGGTGCGGGAGTTCCTCGCTATGGTCGGCTTCAACAACATCACGCGGCTCGCCTTCGGGAAGCGGTTCCTGACCGCGGCCGGCGAGCTGGACGAGCAAGGGCGCGAGTTCAAGGAGATCGTCAACAACGGCATCAAGATCGGCGCGTCGCTGTCCATCGCCGAGCACATCCGGTGGCTCCGGTGGCTCACGCCCGTCGACGAGGTGGCCTATCAAGCCCACGGCGACCGGCGCGATCGGCTCACcgtcaagatcatggaggagcacgCCAGCGCCCTCGAGCGGAGCGGCGCCAGCAAGCAGCATTTCGTCGACGCGCTCTTCACGCTCCGGGACAAGTACGACCTCAGCGACGACACCGTCATTGGCCTCCTCTGG GACATGATCACCGCCGGCACGGACACGACGGTGATAACCGTGGAGTGGGCGGTAGCGGAGCTGGTGAGGAACCCGACGGTGCAGCACAAGGTGCAGGAGGAGCTGGACCGGGTGGTCGGCCGCGACCGGGTGCTGTCGGAGACGGACTTCCCCAACCTGCCCTACCTGCAGGCCATCGTCAAGGAGTCGCTCCGGCTGCACCCGCCGACGCCGCTGATGCTGCCGCACAGGGCCAGCGCCGCCGTGAAGGTCGCCGGCTACGACATCCCCAAGGGAGCCAGCGTCACGGTGAACGTGTGGGCGATCGCGCGCGACCCGGAGGCGTGGGACAGCCCGCTCGAGTTCCGGCCCGAGCGCTTCCTCCACGACAACATCGACATCAAGGGGTGCGACTACCGCGTGCTGCCGTTCGGCGCCGGCCGCCGGGTGTGCCCCGGCGCGCAGCTCGGGATCAACCTCGTGGCGTCCATGATCGGCCACCTCCTGCACCACTTCACCTGGGCGCTGCCGGACGGGACCCGGCCGGAGGACATCGACATGATGGAGTCCCCCGGGCTCATCACCTTCATGCGCACGCCGCTGCAGGTCGTCGCCACGCCGCGCCTCGAAAAGGAGGAGCTCTACAAGCGGGTGGCCGCCGAGATGTGA